A part of Marinomonas rhizomae genomic DNA contains:
- a CDS encoding peptidase M42 — MPSDDFIDLLKLLIRAPSVVGAEHSFFRVLQRELEERGAKVTWYEGLLVAQGSDPFSTMFSAHIDRHGLVCTGPNEFQYAAFVSANRTDLLNNSVSEELMTKVTERFNHEEIYAYEPWSGVYRGKGTIKSSYVCEFRNNLIFETEGLEGVVAGTPIAFKDQLHIVNNRLEGQLDNVISAAALVHLFDHGFKGTAFFTAQEEAGKSWRYLLEWFRRFGGSTNRLFVVDTSPFPNLDAANEQLLVLREKDANATFNKDSTKLLKNLCEKNNISYLYKNRYVENENAKRAEQGLPPSSLGSTELGRIIAASNGLVDGTTIQIPTIGYHTMHESAAVESVDAFLDMLKVVSNI, encoded by the coding sequence ATGCCTAGTGATGACTTTATCGATCTGCTCAAATTGCTTATTCGCGCGCCTAGTGTGGTTGGTGCAGAGCATTCATTTTTCCGCGTGTTACAACGCGAGCTGGAAGAACGAGGGGCAAAAGTCACTTGGTACGAGGGTTTGCTAGTTGCCCAAGGTAGCGACCCGTTTAGCACCATGTTTTCGGCGCACATAGATCGTCATGGTTTGGTGTGTACTGGCCCAAATGAATTCCAATACGCGGCGTTTGTTTCCGCAAACCGCACCGACTTATTGAACAACTCGGTGTCTGAAGAATTGATGACTAAGGTCACAGAGCGCTTCAACCATGAAGAAATCTACGCTTACGAGCCTTGGTCTGGCGTATACCGTGGCAAAGGCACCATTAAAAGCTCTTACGTTTGTGAATTCCGTAACAACTTGATTTTCGAAACAGAAGGCTTAGAAGGTGTGGTTGCCGGTACGCCAATCGCTTTTAAAGACCAATTACACATAGTCAACAATCGCTTAGAAGGTCAGCTCGATAACGTGATTTCAGCGGCGGCTTTGGTGCATCTTTTTGATCATGGTTTTAAAGGCACGGCCTTTTTTACTGCCCAAGAAGAAGCAGGGAAAAGTTGGCGCTATTTGCTTGAGTGGTTCCGTCGTTTTGGCGGTTCAACCAACCGTTTATTTGTGGTTGATACTAGCCCGTTCCCGAATCTTGATGCGGCTAACGAGCAGCTTCTGGTACTTAGGGAAAAAGACGCCAACGCCACGTTCAACAAAGACAGCACAAAACTTTTAAAGAACCTGTGCGAGAAAAACAACATCAGTTATTTGTATAAAAACCGTTACGTAGAAAATGAAAACGCGAAACGGGCTGAGCAGGGCTTGCCGCCGAGCTCCCTTGGTAGTACAGAGCTTGGCCGCATTATCGCCGCGTCGAATGGTTTAGTAGATGGCACCACTATTCAAATCCCCACCATCGGCTATCACACCATGCACGAATCGGCAGCGGTGGAATCGGTGGATGCGTTTCTAGATATGCTAAAAGTGGTGTCGAACATTTAA
- a CDS encoding alpha/beta hydrolase family protein, which produces MNNLVTESKNIPESNRQLTLSISPITLTVEGRETPLELRITLPVSGDNIPIILLSHGHGPSSYLPSKDGYAPLVNYYAEQGFAVIQPTHASSRVGGLDNTHPDAPLFLNERVIEMKTILDNLAQIERDIVSLSGRLDKERIAIVGHSAGAMTAAMLMGMTLPHIRSVFDQRIKAGVLLAAVGKGGDDLIESARERFPEINPDYSSMTTKNLVVYGDQDLSPHFTTRGADWHTDSYHMSPASDFLLTLIGGKHGLGGIAGYDAKETDDEDPDRLAITQKMTSAYLKSALYEDDNAWEQACEALKAFASKHAYVESKN; this is translated from the coding sequence ATGAATAATCTCGTTACCGAATCTAAGAATATCCCAGAGTCTAATCGACAACTTACCCTGTCTATTAGCCCAATTACCCTAACGGTAGAAGGCCGTGAAACACCACTTGAACTTCGTATTACCCTGCCAGTAAGTGGCGATAATATTCCAATTATCTTACTTTCTCATGGACATGGGCCATCGTCGTACCTGCCTTCTAAAGATGGTTACGCCCCGCTGGTAAACTATTACGCTGAGCAAGGTTTTGCCGTTATTCAACCTACCCATGCAAGCTCAAGAGTGGGTGGTCTCGACAATACTCACCCAGATGCGCCACTTTTTCTCAATGAAAGAGTGATTGAAATGAAAACCATTTTGGACAATTTGGCGCAAATTGAGCGCGATATAGTCAGTCTTTCTGGCCGATTAGATAAGGAACGCATCGCGATCGTGGGGCATTCTGCAGGGGCGATGACAGCGGCTATGTTAATGGGCATGACGCTACCACATATACGCAGCGTATTCGATCAGCGTATCAAAGCCGGAGTCCTATTAGCGGCAGTGGGCAAAGGGGGAGATGATTTAATTGAATCAGCAAGAGAAAGGTTCCCTGAAATTAATCCAGATTATTCATCAATGACCACAAAGAATTTAGTAGTGTATGGTGATCAAGATCTTAGCCCCCACTTCACAACCCGTGGCGCAGATTGGCATACAGATTCCTATCACATGTCTCCAGCCAGTGACTTCTTATTGACGTTAATTGGTGGTAAACACGGGTTAGGTGGCATTGCTGGTTATGATGCAAAAGAAACGGATGACGAAGATCCTGATCGTCTCGCCATTACCCAAAAAATGACATCAGCGTATTTAAAATCTGCTTTATATGAGGACGACAATGCATGGGAACAAGCTTGTGAGGCTCTGAAAGCTTTTGCCAGTAAGCACGCTTATGTAGAAAGTAAAAACTGA